The genome window CAGGAGCGGACGGGATCGCCGGGCGGTATCTTCATGGCGGGCGCTGTCCCGGATTCGTGCTGCCGCACCCAGACCTCGGCCTCCTCCGCCGTATCGACATATCCGGCGGTATAGCTTGTCCGTCCCCGGCAGTGGACGTATCCGTAAATCAGTTTGAACTGCGTGGGCATGACGAAAAGGCGAACCTGCCTCCAAGTATTTTCTATCAGGCCGCCGCGATTATCATGAGGGCGGCCGGCATGCAACAAATTATGGAAAGGCGAGGGAACTGAATACGCCATGGGAGCGAAGGAAAGACGGGAAAGGGAACGGGAGCAGCGAAAAAACGACATCCTGGATACGGCCAGGGCGCTGCTCTTCGAAAAGGGTCTCAACGCGACGACGATCAACCAGATCGCCAAGCGGGCGGAGCTGAGCGTCGGCACCATCTATTTCTACTACGACAGCAAGGAAGACCTCTACGCGACGCTTCAACTCGAGGGCCTGGAAATCCTGACCGGGATGATTCGGGAGGCCAGCGAGGCAGCGTCCGCAACGGAGGAAAAGATCCGGGCCATCGGTGCAGCCTACCTCCGGTTCAGCAAAGAGCACAGCAACTATTTCGAAATCATCAACTACTTCCTGACCTCCCCGGAAACGATCTTTTCCCAGGACCTGAAATCGCGGGTCGACGGTCAGGGGACCCAGAGCATCTCCATCCTGGCCGAGGCCGTGGAGGAAGGAATACGGGCGGGCCTGTTCCAGGATGTGGATCCGAGACGGCAGGCGATCATTCTGTGGGGTACCCTTCACGGCATGCTTCACTTCAAGAAACTGCAGAAAACGATCCTGGCCCATGCCGATCATGAAAGCATTTACATGGAAGCGGTGGAGCGTTTCATCGACGGGCTGCGCCTGC of Syntrophaceae bacterium contains these proteins:
- a CDS encoding TetR/AcrR family transcriptional regulator, which gives rise to MGAKERREREREQRKNDILDTARALLFEKGLNATTINQIAKRAELSVGTIYFYYDSKEDLYATLQLEGLEILTGMIREASEAASATEEKIRAIGAAYLRFSKEHSNYFEIINYFLTSPETIFSQDLKSRVDGQGTQSISILAEAVEEGIRAGLFQDVDPRRQAIILWGTLHGMLHFKKLQKTILAHADHESIYMEAVERFIDGLRLHPAPVDRMSDPNPLASRRKRNGKI